A part of Gossypium hirsutum isolate 1008001.06 chromosome A07, Gossypium_hirsutum_v2.1, whole genome shotgun sequence genomic DNA contains:
- the LOC107953139 gene encoding ubiquitin C-terminal hydrolase 13 isoform X2, translating into MTVMAPAPIDQQEDEEMLVPQSDLTDNHQPMEVVAQPEAANTVENQPVEDPPSSRFTWRIENFSRLNAKKHYSEVFVVGGYKWRILLFPKGNNVDHLSMYLDVADSASLPYGWSRYAQFSLAVVNQIHNKYSIRKDTQHQFNARESDWGFTSFMPLGELYDPCRGYLVNDTLIVEAEVVVRRIVDYWTYDSKKETGYVGLKNQGATCYMNSLLQTLYHIPYFRKAVYHMPTTENDMPSGSIPLALQSLFYKLQYSDSSVATKELTKSFGWDTHDSFMQHDVQELNRVLCEKLEDKMKGTVVEGTIQQLFEGHHMNYIECINVDYKSTRKESFYDLQLDVKGCHDVYASFDKYVEVERLEGDNKYHAEQYGLQDAKKGVLFIDFPPVLQLQLKRFEYDFMRDTMVKINDRYEFPLQLDLDRDGGKYLSPDADRRVRNLYTLHSVLVHSGGVHGGHYYAFIRPTLSDQWYKFDDERVTKEDMKRALEEQYGGEEELPQTNPGFNNTPFKFTKYSNAYMLVYIRESDKDKIICNVDEKDIAEHLRERLKKEQEEKEHKKKEKAEAHLYTIIKVARDDDLAEQIGKDIYFDLVDHDKVRSFRIQKQITFNVFKEEIAKEFGIPVQLQRFWLWAKRQNHTYRPNRPLTPLEETQSVGTLREVSNKVHNAELRLFLEVELGLDLRPIAPPDKTKEDILLFFKHYNPEKEELRFVGRLFVKSTGKPIEILSKLNKMAGYAPDEEINLYEEIKFEPSVMCEPIDKKITFRASQLEDGDIVCFQKSLPVESIEQFRYPDVPSFLEYVHNRQIVHFRSLEKPKEDDFCLEMSRLYTYDDVVERVAQQLGLNDPSKIRLTSHNCYSQQPKPQPIKYRGVDHLSDMLVHYNQTSDILYYEVLDIPLPELQGLKTLKVAFHHATKDEVVIHTIRLPKQSTVGDVINDLKTKVELSHPDAELRLLEVFYHKIYKIFPPSEKIENINDQYWTLRAEEIPEEEKNLGPNDRLIHVYHFTKETAQNQMQILNFGEPFFLVIHEGETLAEIKVRIQKKLQVPDEDFAKWKFAFLSLGRPEYLQDSDIVSSRFQRRDVYGAWEQYLGLEHSDNAPKRAYAANQDVT; encoded by the exons ATGACTGTTATGGCCCCTGCCCCTATCGAT CAACAAGAAGATGAGGAAATGCTCGTCCCACAGTCTGATTTGACCGACAATCACCAGCCCATGGAAg TTGTAGCGCAACCCGAAGCTGCAAATACTGTGGAAAATCAACCAGTTGAGGATCCTCCTTCATCAAGATTCACTTGGAGGATTGAAAACTTCTCTAGGTTAAACGCTAAGAAGCATTATTCTGAAGTCTTCGTTGTCGGTGGTTATAAATG GCGAATACTGCTATTTCCAAAGGGAAACAATGTGGATCATTTGTCTATGTATTTGGATGTTGCTGACTCAGCAAGCTTACCCTATGGGTGGAGTAGATATGCCCAGTTCAGTTTGGCAGTAGTTAatcaaattcataataaatattctatCAGAAAAG ACACACAGCACCAGTTCAATGCACGAGAAAGTGATTGGGGTTTTACATCCTTTATGCCCCTCGGCGAGTTATATGATCCTTGCAGAGGGTATCTTGTGAATGACACTTTGATTGTTGAAGCAGAGGTGGTTGTCCGCAGGATTGTTGATTACTGGACATATGACTCAAAGAAGGAAACTGGTTATGTTGGACTTAAAAATCAAGGAGCAACATGTTACATGAATTCTCTGCTTCAAACTCTGTATCACATTCCTTACTTCAGGAAG GCAGTGTATCATATGCCTACAACTGAGAATGATATGCCATCAGGAAGCATCCCTCTTGCTCTGCAGAGTTTATTTTACAAACTCCAGTACAGTGACAGCAGTGTTGCAACAAAAGAGCTGACCAAATCTTTTGGATGGGACACACATGATTCTTTCATGCAGCACGATGTTCAAGAACTTAATAGAGTTCTGTGTGAAAAACTTGAAGATAAAATGAAG GGAACTGTTGTGGAAGGCACCATACAACAGTTGTTTGAGGGGCACCATATGAATTACATTGAGTGCATTAATGTGGATTATAAATCTACAAGGAAGGAGTCATTTTAtg ATCTTCAGCTTGATGTTAAAGGCTGTCATGATGTATATGCTTCTTTTGACAAGTATGTAGAAGTTGAACGCCTTGAAGGTGATAATAAATATCATGCCGAACAATATGGCTTGCAG GATGCTAAGAAGGGTGTCTTGTTTATTGACTTCCCTCCGGTCCTTCAGCTTCAGCTTAAGCGATTTGAATATGATTTTATGCGGGACACTATGGTCAAG ATTAATGATCGCTATGAGTTCCCTTTGCAACTTGACCTTGACCGAGATGGTGGAAAATACTTATCACCAGATGCTGATAGGAGAGTCCGCAATCTTTACACGCTTCACAG TGTCCTCGTTCACAGTGGTGGGGTGCATGGTGGACATTATTATGCATTTATCAGGCCGACTCTTTCTGATCAATG GTATAAATTTGATGATGAAAGAGTAACCAAAGAAGATATGAAAAGGGCATTGGAGGAGCAGTATGGTGGTGAAGAAGAG TTACCACAGACAAATCCAGGATTCAATAATACTCCTTTTAAATTTACCAAATACTCAAATGCATACATGCTGGTGTATATACGTGAAAGTGACAAAGACAAGATAATATGTAATGTGGATGAGAAGGATATTGCCGAACATCTTAGG GAGAGGTTGAAGAAAGAACAAGAAGAGAAGGAGCATAAGAAAAAAGAGAAGGCAGAGGCACACCTTTACACTATTATAAAG GTTGCACGAGATGATGATCTTGCAGAGCAAATTGGGAAGGATATATATTTTGATCTTGTGGATCATGATAAAGTCAGGAGTTTTCGAATTCAGAAGCAGATAACTTTCAATGTGTTTAAG GAAGAGATTGCTAAAGAGTTTGGCATACCAGTGCAACTTCAGCGTTTCTGGTTGTGGGCCAAGCGTCAAAATCATACATACCGTCCAAACCGACCATTGACACCTTTGGAGGAAACACAATCT GTTGGAACACTGCGGGAGGTATCAAATAAAGTTCACAATGCAGAATTGAGGTTGTTCTTGGAAGTtgagcttggactg GATTTACGCCCAATTGCTCCTCCGGATAAGACGAAGGAggatattttacttttctttaagcACTATAATCCTGAGAAAGAAGAGCTTCG CTTTGTTGGAAGGCTGTTTGTGAAAAGCACTGGCAAGCCGattgaaattttatcaaaattaaacaaaatggCAGGATATGCTCCTGATGAAGAGATCAACCTTTACGAG GAAATTAAGTTTGAGCCCAGTGTTATGTGTGAACCCATTGACAAGAAAATCACATTCCGAGCTAGCCAG CTTGAGGATGGTGACATAGTTTGCTTTCAAAAGTCTCTTCCTGTTGAAAGCATTGAACAATTCCGCTATCCAGATGTTCCTTCATTTTTGGAATATGTGCATAATCGCCAA ATTGTACACTTTCGGTCTTTGGAGAAACCCAAGGAAGATGATTTTTGTCTTGAGAT GTCAAGGCTTTATACCTATGATGATGTTGTTGAAAGAGTAGCTCAGCAACTTGGTTTGAATGATCCGTCAAAAATCAGGCTTACATCTCACAATTGTTACTCTCAGCAACCCAAACCTCAGCCTATTAAGTATCGTGGGGTGGATCATTTGTCTGACATGCTGGTCCACTACAATCAG ACTTCTGATATTTTATACTATGAAGTTTTAGACATCCCTCTACCAGAATTACAAGGTTTGAAAACCTTGAAGGTAGCATTTCATCATGCTACTAAGGATGAA GTTGTTATCCATACAATTAGGCTTCCAAAACAAAGCACTGTGGGCGATGTGATTAATGATCTTAAGACAAAG GTAGAGTTGTCTCATCCTGATGCAGAACTGCGGTTGCTTGAAGTTTTCTATCACAAGATCTACAAG ATTTTCCCACCTAGTGAGAAGATTGAGAATATAAATGACCAGTACTGGACATTACGGGCAGAAGAG ATTCCAGAAGAAGAGAAAAATCTTGGTCCAAATGATCGCCTAATTCATGTTTACCACTTCACTAAAGAAACTGCACAGAACCAGatg CAAATTCTGAATTTTGGAGAGCCCTTTTTCTTGGTGATTCATGAAGGTGAGACACTGGCTGAAATAAAAGTCCGAATACAAAAGAAGCTGCAAGTTCCTGATGAGGACTTTGCTAAG TGGAAGTTTGCATTCCTCTCACTTGGCCGGCCAGAGTACCTTCAAGATTCTGATATTGTATCTAGTCGTTTTCAG AGACGAGATGTTTATGGTGCTTGGGAGCAGTATCTTGGGCTGGAGCACTCTGACAATGCTCCGAAAAGAGCTTATGCTGCTAATCAG GATGTGACTTGA
- the LOC107953139 gene encoding ubiquitin C-terminal hydrolase 13 isoform X1 has protein sequence MTVMAPAPIDQQEDEEMLVPQSDLTDNHQPMEVVAQPEAANTVENQPVEDPPSSRFTWRIENFSRLNAKKHYSEVFVVGGYKWRILLFPKGNNVDHLSMYLDVADSASLPYGWSRYAQFSLAVVNQIHNKYSIRKDTQHQFNARESDWGFTSFMPLGELYDPCRGYLVNDTLIVEAEVVVRRIVDYWTYDSKKETGYVGLKNQGATCYMNSLLQTLYHIPYFRKAVYHMPTTENDMPSGSIPLALQSLFYKLQYSDSSVATKELTKSFGWDTHDSFMQHDVQELNRVLCEKLEDKMKGTVVEGTIQQLFEGHHMNYIECINVDYKSTRKESFYDLQLDVKGCHDVYASFDKYVEVERLEGDNKYHAEQYGLQDAKKGVLFIDFPPVLQLQLKRFEYDFMRDTMVKINDRYEFPLQLDLDRDGGKYLSPDADRRVRNLYTLHSVLVHSGGVHGGHYYAFIRPTLSDQWYKFDDERVTKEDMKRALEEQYGGEEELPQTNPGFNNTPFKFTKYSNAYMLVYIRESDKDKIICNVDEKDIAEHLRERLKKEQEEKEHKKKEKAEAHLYTIIKVARDDDLAEQIGKDIYFDLVDHDKVRSFRIQKQITFNVFKEEIAKEFGIPVQLQRFWLWAKRQNHTYRPNRPLTPLEETQSVGTLREVSNKVHNAELRLFLEVELGLDLRPIAPPDKTKEDILLFFKHYNPEKEELRFVGRLFVKSTGKPIEILSKLNKMAGYAPDEEINLYEEIKFEPSVMCEPIDKKITFRASQLEDGDIVCFQKSLPVESIEQFRYPDVPSFLEYVHNRQIVHFRSLEKPKEDDFCLEMSRLYTYDDVVERVAQQLGLNDPSKIRLTSHNCYSQQPKPQPIKYRGVDHLSDMLVHYNQTSDILYYEVLDIPLPELQGLKTLKVAFHHATKDEVVIHTIRLPKQSTVGDVINDLKTKVELSHPDAELRLLEVFYHKIYKIFPPSEKIENINDQYWTLRAEEIPEEEKNLGPNDRLIHVYHFTKETAQNQMQILNFGEPFFLVIHEGETLAEIKVRIQKKLQVPDEDFAKWKFAFLSLGRPEYLQDSDIVSSRFQRRDVYGAWEQYLGLEHSDNAPKRAYAANQNRHTFEKPVKIYN, from the exons ATGACTGTTATGGCCCCTGCCCCTATCGAT CAACAAGAAGATGAGGAAATGCTCGTCCCACAGTCTGATTTGACCGACAATCACCAGCCCATGGAAg TTGTAGCGCAACCCGAAGCTGCAAATACTGTGGAAAATCAACCAGTTGAGGATCCTCCTTCATCAAGATTCACTTGGAGGATTGAAAACTTCTCTAGGTTAAACGCTAAGAAGCATTATTCTGAAGTCTTCGTTGTCGGTGGTTATAAATG GCGAATACTGCTATTTCCAAAGGGAAACAATGTGGATCATTTGTCTATGTATTTGGATGTTGCTGACTCAGCAAGCTTACCCTATGGGTGGAGTAGATATGCCCAGTTCAGTTTGGCAGTAGTTAatcaaattcataataaatattctatCAGAAAAG ACACACAGCACCAGTTCAATGCACGAGAAAGTGATTGGGGTTTTACATCCTTTATGCCCCTCGGCGAGTTATATGATCCTTGCAGAGGGTATCTTGTGAATGACACTTTGATTGTTGAAGCAGAGGTGGTTGTCCGCAGGATTGTTGATTACTGGACATATGACTCAAAGAAGGAAACTGGTTATGTTGGACTTAAAAATCAAGGAGCAACATGTTACATGAATTCTCTGCTTCAAACTCTGTATCACATTCCTTACTTCAGGAAG GCAGTGTATCATATGCCTACAACTGAGAATGATATGCCATCAGGAAGCATCCCTCTTGCTCTGCAGAGTTTATTTTACAAACTCCAGTACAGTGACAGCAGTGTTGCAACAAAAGAGCTGACCAAATCTTTTGGATGGGACACACATGATTCTTTCATGCAGCACGATGTTCAAGAACTTAATAGAGTTCTGTGTGAAAAACTTGAAGATAAAATGAAG GGAACTGTTGTGGAAGGCACCATACAACAGTTGTTTGAGGGGCACCATATGAATTACATTGAGTGCATTAATGTGGATTATAAATCTACAAGGAAGGAGTCATTTTAtg ATCTTCAGCTTGATGTTAAAGGCTGTCATGATGTATATGCTTCTTTTGACAAGTATGTAGAAGTTGAACGCCTTGAAGGTGATAATAAATATCATGCCGAACAATATGGCTTGCAG GATGCTAAGAAGGGTGTCTTGTTTATTGACTTCCCTCCGGTCCTTCAGCTTCAGCTTAAGCGATTTGAATATGATTTTATGCGGGACACTATGGTCAAG ATTAATGATCGCTATGAGTTCCCTTTGCAACTTGACCTTGACCGAGATGGTGGAAAATACTTATCACCAGATGCTGATAGGAGAGTCCGCAATCTTTACACGCTTCACAG TGTCCTCGTTCACAGTGGTGGGGTGCATGGTGGACATTATTATGCATTTATCAGGCCGACTCTTTCTGATCAATG GTATAAATTTGATGATGAAAGAGTAACCAAAGAAGATATGAAAAGGGCATTGGAGGAGCAGTATGGTGGTGAAGAAGAG TTACCACAGACAAATCCAGGATTCAATAATACTCCTTTTAAATTTACCAAATACTCAAATGCATACATGCTGGTGTATATACGTGAAAGTGACAAAGACAAGATAATATGTAATGTGGATGAGAAGGATATTGCCGAACATCTTAGG GAGAGGTTGAAGAAAGAACAAGAAGAGAAGGAGCATAAGAAAAAAGAGAAGGCAGAGGCACACCTTTACACTATTATAAAG GTTGCACGAGATGATGATCTTGCAGAGCAAATTGGGAAGGATATATATTTTGATCTTGTGGATCATGATAAAGTCAGGAGTTTTCGAATTCAGAAGCAGATAACTTTCAATGTGTTTAAG GAAGAGATTGCTAAAGAGTTTGGCATACCAGTGCAACTTCAGCGTTTCTGGTTGTGGGCCAAGCGTCAAAATCATACATACCGTCCAAACCGACCATTGACACCTTTGGAGGAAACACAATCT GTTGGAACACTGCGGGAGGTATCAAATAAAGTTCACAATGCAGAATTGAGGTTGTTCTTGGAAGTtgagcttggactg GATTTACGCCCAATTGCTCCTCCGGATAAGACGAAGGAggatattttacttttctttaagcACTATAATCCTGAGAAAGAAGAGCTTCG CTTTGTTGGAAGGCTGTTTGTGAAAAGCACTGGCAAGCCGattgaaattttatcaaaattaaacaaaatggCAGGATATGCTCCTGATGAAGAGATCAACCTTTACGAG GAAATTAAGTTTGAGCCCAGTGTTATGTGTGAACCCATTGACAAGAAAATCACATTCCGAGCTAGCCAG CTTGAGGATGGTGACATAGTTTGCTTTCAAAAGTCTCTTCCTGTTGAAAGCATTGAACAATTCCGCTATCCAGATGTTCCTTCATTTTTGGAATATGTGCATAATCGCCAA ATTGTACACTTTCGGTCTTTGGAGAAACCCAAGGAAGATGATTTTTGTCTTGAGAT GTCAAGGCTTTATACCTATGATGATGTTGTTGAAAGAGTAGCTCAGCAACTTGGTTTGAATGATCCGTCAAAAATCAGGCTTACATCTCACAATTGTTACTCTCAGCAACCCAAACCTCAGCCTATTAAGTATCGTGGGGTGGATCATTTGTCTGACATGCTGGTCCACTACAATCAG ACTTCTGATATTTTATACTATGAAGTTTTAGACATCCCTCTACCAGAATTACAAGGTTTGAAAACCTTGAAGGTAGCATTTCATCATGCTACTAAGGATGAA GTTGTTATCCATACAATTAGGCTTCCAAAACAAAGCACTGTGGGCGATGTGATTAATGATCTTAAGACAAAG GTAGAGTTGTCTCATCCTGATGCAGAACTGCGGTTGCTTGAAGTTTTCTATCACAAGATCTACAAG ATTTTCCCACCTAGTGAGAAGATTGAGAATATAAATGACCAGTACTGGACATTACGGGCAGAAGAG ATTCCAGAAGAAGAGAAAAATCTTGGTCCAAATGATCGCCTAATTCATGTTTACCACTTCACTAAAGAAACTGCACAGAACCAGatg CAAATTCTGAATTTTGGAGAGCCCTTTTTCTTGGTGATTCATGAAGGTGAGACACTGGCTGAAATAAAAGTCCGAATACAAAAGAAGCTGCAAGTTCCTGATGAGGACTTTGCTAAG TGGAAGTTTGCATTCCTCTCACTTGGCCGGCCAGAGTACCTTCAAGATTCTGATATTGTATCTAGTCGTTTTCAG AGACGAGATGTTTATGGTGCTTGGGAGCAGTATCTTGGGCTGGAGCACTCTGACAATGCTCCGAAAAGAGCTTATGCTGCTAATCAG AACCGGCACACCTTTGAGAAGCCTGTTAAAATATACAATTAG
- the LOC107953138 gene encoding general transcription and DNA repair factor IIH subunit TFB1-1 encodes MASTHVTKRAKYKTTIKDPGTPGTLRMTFEKILFVPHNPKSAGKLDVEFRYIKGKKHTKEGSNKPPWLNLTNNQNGSFIFEFENYSDLQECRDFVGKVLAKGGEVSEKPTVAYPDEQLSAAEMELRIKLLQEDSELQKLHKQFVLSGVLTETEFWATRKKLLDREASKKTKQRLGFKSAMISDIKPSTDGRTNKVTFNLTPEVILQIFAEKPAVHRAFLSYVPNKMSERTFWTKYFRAEYLHSTKNSIAAAAEAAEDEELAVFLKQDDILASEARKKIRRVDPTLDMEADEGDDYTHLPDHGILREGSKEMTESQNELYKRSLSQDINRHAAVVLEGRAVDVELEDTKAVAEALAVKTEIESSNKGESDGDTSRERLDRLSRMTEIEDLQGPNTLPLAPLCIKDPRDYFDSQQANALRSSGDALGEIEQIKCGLSTQEVYGSLRESISSIKAMGLKEPIVKPEVAHQVFDALTNSISNTKYHIGKNPQESVLDRLPRKTKEELLHHWTSILELLKHFWASYPITTTYLYVKVNRLKDAMSNIYPQLEEIKGSVPSELRHQVSLLVRPMHQALDAAIQHYEASMQKRSAQSGERPNGYV; translated from the exons ATGGCGAGCACTCACGTGACTAAGCGAGCTAAGTATAAGACCACAATCAAGGATCCAGGAACTCCCGGTACTCTTAGAATG ACGTTTGAGAAAATTTTATTTGTGCCTCATAATCCTAAATCAGCTGGAAAGCTTGATGTGGAGTTTCGATACATTAAAG GCAAAAAGCATACGAAGGAAGGATCAAATAAGCCGCCATGGCTTAATCTTACTAACAATCAG AATGGGAGTTTCATCTTTGAGTTCGAAAATTATTCAGATCTTCAAGAATGTCGAGATTTTGTGG GAAAAGTTCTTGCAAAGGGTGGAGAAGTTTCTGAAAAACCTACTGTTGCATATCCTGATGAGCAACTCAGTGCCGCTGAAATGGAGCTGCGAATTAAGTTATTACAGGAAGATAG TGAACTGCAGAAACTTCACAAGCAATTTGTGCTAAGTGGTGTCCTCACAGAAACTGAGTTTTGGGCAACACGAAAG AAGTTGTTGGATAGAGAGGCCAGCAAAAAGACAAAACAGCGGCTGGGTTTCAAAAGTGCAATGATTTCTGACATCAAACCATCAACTGATGGTCGG ACAAACAAAGTCACATTTAATTTGACACCGGAGGTCATTCTTCAA ATATTTGCGGAGAAGCCAGCTGTTCACCGTGCATTCTTAAGTTATGTTCCTAACAAG aTGTCAGAAAGGACTTTCTGGACAAAATATTTTAGAGCAGAATACCTACATAGTACGAAAAACAGTATTGCTGCTGCAGCAGAGGCTGCTGAAGATGAGGAACTTGCTGTATTTCTAAAGCAGGATGACATATTGGCAAGTGAGGCGCGGAAGAAG ATCCGGCGGGTTGACCCAACTCTGGACATGGAGGCTGATGAGGGTGATGATTATACACATCTTCCG GATCATGGGATTTTACGTGAAGGTAGTAAGGAAATGACAGAATCACAAAATGAGCTATACAAAAGATCTCTATCCCAGGATATTAACCGGCATGCTGCGGTTGTTCTTGAGGGAAGAGCTGTAG ATGTGGAGTTGGAAGACACGAAGGCTGTAGCAGAAGCACTTGCAGTCAAAACAGA AATAG AATCATCAAATAAGGGAGAATCTGATGGGGATACAAGCCGTGAGAGGTTAGATAGGTTATCAAGGATGACTGAAATAGAAGATCTTCAGGGACCAAATACTCTTCCACTAGCACCACTTTGCATTAAG GACCCTCGAGATTATTTTGATTCTCAACAAGCTAATGCACTTAGAAGTTCTGGAGATGCACTTGGTGAAATTGAACAAATAAAATGCGGTTTGAGCACCCAGGAGGTGTATGGTTCTTTAAGGGAGTCCATCTCATCGATTAAAGCTATGGGGTTGAAGGAGCCTATTGTCAAACCTGAAGTTGCTCATCAA GTTTTTGATGCTTTGACCAATAGTATCTCCAACACCAAATATCATATTGGGAAAAATCCTCAAGAGAGTGTTCTGGACAGACTTCCGAGGAAAACTAAGGAGGAGCTATTGCAT CATTGGACATCAATCCTTGAACTACTCAAACATTTTTGGGCATCATATCCTATCACCACCACTTACCTCTATGTGAAG GTAAACAGATTAAAGGATGCCATGTCAAATATCTATCCACAGCTAGAG GAGATTAAGGGATCTGTCCCATCAGAGCTTCGGCATCAGGTTTCCCTCCTTGTTCGTCCAATGCATCAG GCTCTAGATGCTGCTATTCAACATTATGAAGCAAGCATGCAGAAGAGATCCGCACAAAGTGGAGAGAGACCAAACGGATATGTGTAG